From the candidate division WOR-3 bacterium genome, one window contains:
- a CDS encoding HAMP domain-containing sensor histidine kinase — translation MKSKILIFVILVVISGFVFTIVRITNRNIEEAYKNSYKTAFQLLAVMADNYLKGEKELNKVEINNLKEKGFKILEEWIKEKKISFPEDIEGLWIFRDSVILENFIKFPDLEEPILDFYKRELMNKLYGTLLNIGESSFYLVNITQKDYNILLLSKKDYGRGEISEIFDSLVTSSNLLYFSILDENNSPILYSSIYEEFLPLKGEGLHILETPVGKIFQIEGRKNGERIIAGFSMKPLLVVTSINMFLLILIILTFSVLIIFFLYKFTKFENFRIDKEREIRHLEELSALSSGFSHELRNSLNTLSLLAKQIEKEEGRLLKEEVKKMNLVMDSLRLLTLSKIDKKIVDLESIIRESISLVNNKKEVVKFEIESSGKLVVEGNRVLLVSAFSNIIKNALEAKASKIKIILKKAGNTGRILFVDNGKGIEKEKIPRVFEPFYSDKKQSGLGLYLTKKIIEAHGGNIRISSGKETMVDILLPING, via the coding sequence ATGAAATCAAAAATTTTAATTTTTGTTATATTGGTGGTAATAAGTGGGTTTGTTTTTACTATAGTAAGGATAACAAATAGAAATATAGAAGAGGCCTATAAAAATAGCTATAAAACAGCTTTTCAGTTATTAGCAGTGATGGCCGATAATTATTTAAAAGGCGAAAAAGAGTTAAATAAAGTAGAAATAAACAACTTGAAGGAAAAGGGATTTAAGATTCTTGAAGAATGGATAAAAGAAAAAAAAATATCTTTTCCGGAAGATATAGAGGGACTGTGGATTTTTAGAGATTCTGTGATTCTGGAAAACTTCATTAAATTTCCTGATTTAGAAGAGCCTATCCTGGATTTCTACAAAAGAGAATTAATGAATAAGCTTTATGGAACTTTATTAAATATAGGAGAGAGCTCTTTCTATTTAGTAAATATAACTCAGAAAGATTATAACATTCTTTTATTATCAAAGAAAGATTATGGAAGAGGAGAAATTTCTGAAATTTTCGATTCGCTTGTCACTTCTTCTAATCTTCTTTATTTTTCAATCCTTGATGAAAATAATTCTCCTATTCTTTACAGTTCTATTTATGAGGAATTCCTTCCTCTTAAAGGTGAAGGTCTTCATATTTTAGAAACTCCAGTTGGCAAAATTTTTCAGATTGAAGGGAGGAAGAATGGGGAGAGAATAATTGCTGGTTTTTCTATGAAACCCCTTTTAGTAGTAACTTCAATTAATATGTTTTTGCTTATATTGATAATATTAACTTTTTCTGTTTTAATTATTTTCTTTTTATACAAATTTACAAAATTTGAAAATTTTAGAATTGATAAAGAAAGAGAGATTCGTCATCTTGAGGAACTAAGTGCCCTCTCTTCAGGTTTTTCCCATGAGTTGAGGAATTCTCTTAATACTCTTTCTCTACTTGCTAAGCAAATAGAGAAAGAAGAGGGAAGGCTCCTTAAGGAAGAAGTTAAAAAAATGAATTTAGTTATGGATTCTCTAAGATTATTGACGCTTTCTAAAATTGATAAGAAAATTGTAGATCTTGAAAGTATTATTAGAGAATCAATTTCTCTTGTGAATAATAAAAAAGAAGTAGTAAAGTTTGAAATAGAGAGTTCAGGGAAATTAGTTGTGGAAGGTAATAGAGTCCTATTGGTTTCTGCTTTTTCTAATATAATAAAGAATGCACTTGAAGCAAAAGCAAGCAAGATAAAAATAATTTTAAAAAAAGCTGGAAATACTGGAAGAATCTTATTTGTGGATAATGGTAAAGGAATTGAGAAAGAGAAGATCCCTCGAGTATTTGAGCCTTTTTATTCGGATAAAAAACAAAGTGGGCTTGGTTTATATTTGACGAAGAAGATTATTGAGGCTCATGGGGGAAATATTAGGATTTCAAGTGGAAAAGAAACAATGGTTGATATTCTTTTACCTATAAATGGATAA